In Penicillium oxalicum strain HP7-1 chromosome I, whole genome shotgun sequence, a single window of DNA contains:
- a CDS encoding Intermediate cleaving peptidase 55 has protein sequence MAGCRWVARQCARQLRSPLRLSYARTVGHSAARGSIPARRTYATSVAAAELQFGQPLHETHPHLLSPGELTPGITAVEYAQRRSRLANKLPKGAVAVLAASEVKYRAPGIFHEYRQDTNFYYLTGFNEPNALAVIGNDGSGDNHIFHLYVREKDPKAELWEGARSGTQAAVDVFNADETGNIDKIADILPKIIASATEVYSDIPALDGSRSSLHRYLYGPTVASEKLKKIVEHRRVRPLKPLLTEMRVCKSENEVVHMRLLGQSSGRAFTDSMRKTFETEKDLCSYLEYQFKANGCDGNAFVPVVAGGKHALSIHYTRNDDILRDGDLVLVDGGGQEHGNYISDITRTWPVNGKFTDPQRDLYNAVLNVHRSCLALCRESSKMSLDKLHGVAESGLKDQLKQLGFDVSGDAMGILFPHHLGHYIGLDVHDCPSYSRGYDLKAGNCITIEPGIYVPDDERWPSHFRGIGIRIEDSVCVGDDHPIVLTPEAVKEVADIEALRS, from the exons ATGGCAGGATGCAGATGGGTTGCGAGGCAATGTGCCCGCCAGCTTCGCTCACCTTTGCGTCTATCCTATGCCCGAACGGTCGGCCACAGCGCCGCTCGTGGTAGTATTCCCGCTCGGAGAACATACGCGACCTCCGTGGCCGCCGCGGAGCTTCAATTTGGGCAGCCTTTGCACGAAACGCATCCCCATCTCCTCAGCCCCGGTGAAT TGACTCCCGGAATCACCGCCGTCGAATATGCGCAGCGTCGGTCCCGTCTCGCCAACAAGCTTCCCAAGGGCGCTGTCGCCGTGCTTGCAGCGTCGGAAGTCAAATACCGAGCCCCCGGAATCTTCCATGAGTACAGACAAGATACAAACTTCTACTACTTGACGG GGTTCAATGAGCCAAATGCCCTGGCAGTGATTGGGAACGATGGCTCTGGGGACAATCATATCTTTCACCTTTACGTGCGCGAGAAGGATCCAAAGGCTGAGCTCTGGGAGGGTGCCCGGTCCGGCACCCAAGCCGCAGTGGATGTTTTCAACGCCGATGAG ACAGGAAACATCGATAAAATAGCGGATATCCTCCCCAAGATCATCGCTAGCGCGACAGAGGTCTACTCCGACATTCCTGCTTTGGATGGTTCACGATCTTCGCTGCATCGATACCTCTATGGCCCCACCGTTGCGTCCGAAAAGCTCAAGAAAATCGTCGAGCATCGAAGAGTCCGCCCACTCAAGCCCCTCTTGACAGAAATGCGAGTTTGCAAGAGCGAGAATGAGGTTGTGCACATGCGCTTGCTAGGCCAATCATCTGGCAGAGCATTTACCGACTCAATGCGAAAGACATtcgagaccgagaaggaCCTCTGCTCGTATCTGGAGTACCAGTTCAAAGCCAATGGCTGTGACGGAAATGCCTTTGTGCCCGTGGTCGCAGGTGGAAAG CACGCCTTGAGCATCCACTATACGAGGAACGACGATATCCTTCG GGACGGCGATTTGGTCTTAGTTGACGGTGGCGGT CAGGAGCACGGAAACTACATTTCAGACATTACTCGCACTTGGCCGGTGAACGGCAAATTTACAGACCCCCAACGGGATCTATACAATGCCGTCCTGAATGTGCATCGAAGTTGCCTTGCTCTCTGTCGGGAGAGCTCGAAAATGTCATTGGACAAGCTCCACGGGGTCGCCGAGAGCGGACTGAAGGATCAATTGAAGCAGCTTGGATTTGATGTTTCTGGAGAT GCCATGGGTATCCTTTTCCCACACCACCTAGGCCATTACATTGGACTGGATGTGCACGACTGCCCCAGCTACTCCCGAGGATATGATCTCAAAGCAGGTAATTGTATTACTATTGAACC TGGTATCTACGTCCCTGACGATGAGCGCTGGCCATCGCACTTCCGGGGCATTGGGATTCGTATTGAAGACAGTGTTTGTGTGGGTGATGACCATCCAATCGTTCTCACTCCCGAAGCCGTCAAAGAA GTTGCCGACATTGAGGCTTTGCGCTCATAG
- a CDS encoding putative glucan 1,3-beta-glucosidase D yields MPGHSRSRDRQEPRDRTRERDHERERRREHQREREYIRGRYEEDDQGGASSPSQARGKYRFRGEEGYESYDTGDAGGSDYDERRRRERRERRRQREREEERAYSDAVEERRRDRERSKARESPATSPVKKRDRERDRDGQRRRRGIEDEERHRRDVRERRHREKERESELERERLRNLEAEARRQRRKAREREERRDREWEREAAAAAAVAAKHQSTESTGSASHLLSADPTTRLISEHEDDEPPESSRDDEELRRERRRQKKKKAALLGAGAVAAGDLGQRVKEGGSRHRSGARVVSGAYLEEGRAHDMKMRHRGGGGRAVENDWKHEQSWDGSDGDGSQAPKWKFWASWSKKKRLIVGAIVLGLLVLAIAIPIAVSQSKSGDDGGSDSSKSSPDSGSPSNSNLNGVNPDSIPSYAQGTVLDPFTWYDTVGFNVTFTNETVGGLSIMGLNSSWDDSARANSHVPPLNKKFPYGTQPIRGVNLGGWLSLEPFITPSMFKGYSSNVIDEWTLTQQLGSAAASTLEKHYATFITESDIAEIKDAGLDHVRIPYSYWAVTTYEGDPYVAQISWRYLLRTIEYCRKYGIRVKLDLHGVPGSQNGWNHSGHQGRIGWLMGSDGDLNRKRSLEVHDQLSRFFAQDRYKNVVTMYGLANEPLMLNIPVEKVLNWTQEAAEMVRKNGVEATIIFHDGFLNLDKWSNMFKNGPDNMYLDTHQYTIFNTGEIVLNHTAKIDTICKSWYPMIQRVNSASEGWGPTICGEWSQADTDCAEYLNNVGRGTRWEGTYDTSSSTVYCPTADQKSCSCTKANADPTTYSDAYKKWLQTYAEAQMSAFETAQGWMYWTWRTETAAQWSYRTAWKNGYMPNKAYSPSFKCGDTVPDFDALGLAEYYR; encoded by the exons ATGCCAGGTCATTCGCGGAGTCGGGATCGCCAGGAGCCGCGCGATCGGACACGCGAGCGCGACCATGAACGTGAGCGCCGGCGGGAACATCAACGAGAGCGCGAGTATATCCGTGGACGCTATGAGGAAGACGATCAAGGTGGCGCATCGAGTCCAAGCCAAGCGCGTGGAAAATATCGATTCCGCGGCGAAGAGGGGTACGAATCTTACGACACGGGTGACGCTGGAGGAAGCGACTATGACGAGCGACGGCGACGCGAGCGGAGAGAGAGGCGTCGACAGCGAGAgcgagaggaggagagggcTTATAGTGATGCGGTGGAGGAGCGGCGCAGGGACAGGGAAAGATCAAAGGCCAGAGAATCCCCTGCGACGTCACCGGTCAAGAAGCGTGACCGTGAGCGCGATCGCGACGGCCAACGTCGACGACGAGGGATAGAAGACGAGGAGCGTCACAGGAGAGACGTCCGTGAGCGGCGGCATCGAGAGAAAGAGCGCGAGAGTGAgctggaaagagaaagattgAGAAATCTTGAGGCGGAGGCTCGGCGACAACGGCGAAAGGCCcgtgagagagaagagcgacGCGATCGCGAATGGGAAAGAGAggctgctgcggctgcggcgGTTGCTGCGAAGCACCAGAGTACGGAGTCGACGGGCAGTGCATCCCATTTACTGAGCGCTGATCCAACGACTCGACTGATTTCGGAGCACGAAGACGATGAGCCGCCCGAATCATctcgagatgatgaggaattGCGACGCGAGCGCCGgagacagaagaagaaaaaggccgcGTTGTTGGGCGCTGGAGCTGTGGCTGCCGGGGATTTGGGGCAGCGTGTGAAGGAAGGAGGATCGCGGCATCGATCAGGCGCTCGTGTCGTGTCTGGAGCCTATCTGGAAGAAGGACGGGCTCATGATATGAAAATGCGCCATCGAGGAGGCGGCGGTCGTGCGGTGGAGAATGATTGGAAGCATGAACAAAGTTGGGATGGAAGTGATGGCGACGGTAGCCAAGCACCCAAGTGGAAATTTTGGGCGTCGTGgtcgaagaaaaagagactcATCGTTGGAGCCATCGTCCTCGGTCTTTTGGTTCTGGCCATTGCCATTCCGATCGCTGTCAGTCAATCGAAAAGTGGCGACGACGGTGGTTCGGACTCTTCGAAAAGCTCCCCCGATTCGGGTTCGCCATCCAACTCGAATCTGAATGGCGTCAATCCAGACAGTATCCCG TCCTACGCCCAAGGGACCGTCCTTGATCCCTTTACGTGGTACGACACGGTTGGCTTCAATGTCACCTTCACCAACGAGACCGTCGGTGGCCTGTCGATAATGGGTCTCAACTCTTCATGGGACGATTCTGCTCGTGCAAACAGCCATGTGCCACCTCTCAATAAAAAATTCCCCTATGGGACACAGCCTATTCGGGGGGTCAACTTGGGCGGATGGCTCTCTCTCGAGCCATTCATCACACCATCCATGTTCAAAGGCTACTCATCCAATGTTATTGACGAATGGACCCTCACGCAGCAGCTGGGCTCTGCAGCAGCATCGACGCTCGAGAAACACTATGCAACTTTCATCACCGAGTCCGACATTGCCGAGATCAAAGACGCCGGACTGGACCATGTCCGCATCCCGTATTCCTACTGGGCAGTCACAACCTATGAAGGTGACCCATATGTCGCTCAAATCAGTTGGCGCTATCTACTACGAACCATTGAATACTGTCGAAAATACGGAATTCGTGTGAAGCTGGATCTTCACGGAGTTCCAGGCAGTCAAAATGGATGGAATCACAGTGGTCACCAAGGCAGAATTGGCTGGTTGATGGGGTCGGATGGTGATTTGAACCGCAAACGATCCCTGGAAGTCCACGACCAACTGTCTCGATTTTTTGCGCAAGACCGGTACAAAAATGTAGTGACGATGTACGGGTTGGCCAACGAACCGCTCATGCTCAACATCCCCGTTGAAAAGGTCTTGAACTGGACGCAGGAGGCCGCCGAAATGGTCCGCAAGAATGGCGTCGAAGCCACGATTATATTTCACGACGGGTTCCTGAATCTCGACAAGTGGTCCAACATGTTCAAAAACGGACCAGACAACATGTACCTCGATACCCATCAGTATACCATCTTCAACACGGGAGAGATTGTTCTCAACCATACGGCCAAGATTGATACCATTTGCAAAAGTTGGTATCCGATGATCCAGCGGGTCAACAGCGCCAGCGAAGG ATGGGGTCCCACTATCTGCGGCGAATGGTCACAAGCCGACACCGACTGTGCAGAATATCTGAACAACGTGGGCCGAGGAACCCGCTGGGAGGGAACCTACGACACCAGCTCAAGCACCGTATACTGTCCCACGGCGGACCAAAAGTCGTGCAGCTGCACCAAAGCCAATGCCGACCCTACTACCTACTCGGACGCATACAAGAAATGGCTCCAAACATATGCCGAGGCTCAGATGTCCGCGTTCGAGACCGCGCAAGGCTGGATGTACTGGACGTGGCGGACCGAGACCGCTGCGCAATGGAGCTACCGTACGGCTTGGAAGAACGGCTACATGCCGAACAAGGCGTATTCGCCTTCTTTCAAGTGTGGGGATACCGTGCCCGACTTTGATGCCCTGGGACTCGCTGAATATTACCGATAA
- a CDS encoding NAD-dependent protein deacylase, with the protein MASSARKAVTPSADIQSFSEYLKGCRRILALLGAGTSAASGLPTFRGTGGLWRQYDATALATPEAFENDPGLVWQFYSHRRHMALRAQPNRAHHALAELARRNKDFVTLSQNADGLSQRAQHPSEQLNLLHGSLFDIKCTSFYCHYVRKNDFSDPIVPALELPRHPSFPATSAVDEDNDRSEPLLGKSGGKTPPYKSMDISDESVPIPKLAPDDLPRCPECKGLLRPGVVWFGEPLPTDTLTRIDDWIASASVDLILVIGTSARVYPAAEYVDIARDRGAKVALVNMEKDMPRHGKGDCDWFFQGDASVVVPEILKGVIGDI; encoded by the exons ATGGCCTCCAGTGCTAGGAAGGCTGTGACGCCATCAGCAGATATCCAGAGCTTCTCTGAATATCTGAAAGGCTGCCGGCGGAttctcgctcttcttggGGCAGGCACCTCTGCGGCTTCCGGCCTTCCAACATTTCGCGGGACAGGAGGTCTGTGGCGTCAATACGATGCAACTGCTCTGGCAACGCCAGAGGCCTTTGAAAATGACCCTGGACTGGTCTGGCAATTTTACAGTCATCGCAGGCACATGGCTCTTCGAGCGCAGCCTAACAGAGCACACCATGCCTTAGCGGAGCTGGCACGGAGGAACAAGGATTTTGTTACCCTTTCGCAAAATGCTGATG GGCTCTCGCAGCGAGCGCAACATCCCTCCGAGCAGCTGAACTTGCTTCACGGCTCTCTGTTCGACATCAAATGTACATCATTCTATTGCCACTACGTACGAAAAAATGACTTTTCCGATCCAATCGTGCCTGCATTGGAGCTTCCAAGGCACCCTTCATTTCCAGCCACCTCTGCTGTTGATGAGGACAATGATCGAAGTGAACCATTACTCGGCAAGTCTGGAGGAAAGACGCCGCCCTACAAGAGCATGGACATCTCCGATGAGAGCGTTCCAATTCCCAAGCTAGCTCCAGATGATCTGCCACGGTGCCCAGAATGCAAGGGCTTACTACGGCCTGGTGTCGTCTGGTTTGGGGAGCCCCTGCCAACTGATACCCTGACAAGGATTGATGATTGGATTGCGAGTGCCTCAGTCGATCTGATTTTGGTCATTGGTACAAGTGCACGCGTGTATCCGGCTGCAGAATATGTTGATATTGCACGCGATCGTGGAGCAAAGGTCGCCTTGGTAAACATGGAAAAAGACATGCCCCGCCATGGGAAAGGTGATTGCGACTGGTTTTTCCAGGGGGACGCGAGCGTCGTAGTACCAGAAATACTGAAGGGGGTCATCGGGGACATCTGA